One window of Rasiella rasia genomic DNA carries:
- a CDS encoding tail fiber domain-containing protein, producing MKKGIVLFTLLVNLTMLAQVGINTTTPNAILDIAASDATNPLASDGLLIPRIDIFPTTNPGLDQDGMLVYLRSTVGVNTPGIYIWNNSAGSWEKLSIGSVGGWLLPGNAGTNAATNFLGTTDNVSLAFRTNNIERLQIDANGSLQSPSTNVRWGNLSGSSLTTGYGNLLFGDSSGSNITTGASNILLGNNAGTGVSTGNSVIAIGLSALRQYQGTIGAIAIGPYASTNATTGTSSLALGFHALSSNTTGNANIAIGNGALRHGNTPNNNLAIGQSALSVNNGFNNVSIGLGSLISNTSGSNNTVVGKEAGLRNTGSGNTIMGYFASIFTTTGHDNTIIGNQAGRNGDMGNDNVLLGANSGRQLNGASNVFIGNDSGSTLTNVSNLLVIDNSSTTSPLVYGEFDTNRFRINGTIQSGNPATTGYAFPSIDGTANQVMQTDGSGTLSWINASSLSGNDWSLTGNTGTDASVNFMGTIDDVDISFRRNNTNFGSLETSNLSIGNESLRISTGTENTAFGNTALRSNSTGSNNTALGHYAGQYITTGSQNTAIGNRALWYGSTGDNNIAVGSRSLRDNSSGANNVAMGVVALFHATSANNNVAIGSGALQENITGSDNVSLGYFSALRHTTSTNNVYIGSLAALGSSGTTYTSANNVMIGHSSGLNSGSVTGNVFLGYQSGASETNSNRLYIENSSTSSPLVYGEFDTNVVRVNGDFQINDINITTQKGLLQNDDSFVHGVDATIDFGGGGNHIMLSSQEGGTETGGIHLDGNSVTVWSPADNNRAFRVLDEDFWGDSDGNPFNNNAELAYIDNSGQYVQASDRRRKQNINVISASLDKINKINGYTYEYKINSTERSKGERPKKTSGVLAQELQKILPEAVQVSEDNEYFVHYAGITPLLIEGIKELNQENIQLKKEQSELKLRLEKLEKLLLKE from the coding sequence ATGAAAAAAGGAATAGTATTGTTTACATTGCTAGTGAATCTCACCATGTTAGCCCAAGTTGGGATTAACACCACAACTCCAAATGCTATTTTAGATATTGCGGCAAGTGACGCTACAAATCCTTTAGCATCCGATGGATTGTTAATACCTAGGATTGACATATTTCCAACTACAAACCCGGGATTAGATCAAGACGGTATGTTGGTGTACTTAAGATCTACTGTTGGCGTGAATACACCCGGAATTTATATCTGGAATAATAGCGCTGGATCTTGGGAGAAACTTTCAATTGGTTCGGTAGGTGGATGGTTATTGCCTGGAAATGCAGGTACGAATGCAGCAACTAACTTTTTAGGAACAACAGACAACGTTTCTCTTGCTTTCAGAACTAATAATATTGAACGATTACAAATAGATGCAAATGGAAGTTTACAAAGCCCAAGTACAAATGTTAGATGGGGCAATCTTTCAGGATCTTCTCTCACCACTGGCTACGGAAATTTACTTTTTGGTGATAGTTCTGGAAGTAATATTACAACGGGGGCTTCAAATATTTTGTTAGGAAACAATGCCGGAACCGGTGTTAGTACTGGCAATTCTGTCATCGCAATTGGGTTGTCTGCATTAAGGCAATATCAAGGTACTATTGGCGCCATAGCTATTGGTCCGTATGCCTCAACAAATGCGACAACTGGCACTAGTTCTTTGGCATTAGGATTTCACGCGCTGAGTTCCAATACAACAGGGAACGCAAATATAGCAATCGGAAATGGTGCTTTGCGACACGGTAATACGCCTAATAACAATTTGGCTATTGGACAAAGTGCATTGTCTGTTAATAATGGCTTTAACAATGTGTCAATCGGACTAGGTTCTTTAATTTCTAACACATCGGGAAGCAATAATACTGTAGTAGGTAAAGAGGCAGGGCTTAGAAATACAGGTTCTGGAAATACAATCATGGGATACTTTGCCTCCATATTTACAACCACTGGACACGATAATACTATTATTGGTAACCAAGCGGGAAGAAATGGTGACATGGGAAACGACAACGTGCTATTAGGAGCAAATTCGGGAAGACAGCTAAATGGCGCATCTAATGTGTTTATCGGGAATGACTCTGGCTCAACCCTAACCAATGTTTCAAATCTGTTGGTTATAGATAATTCTAGTACTACCAGCCCCTTGGTGTACGGAGAGTTTGATACAAACCGATTTCGAATAAATGGAACCATTCAATCAGGAAATCCAGCAACAACAGGGTATGCTTTTCCTTCGATAGATGGTACTGCTAATCAAGTAATGCAAACCGATGGCTCTGGGACATTAAGTTGGATAAATGCCTCAAGCCTATCAGGGAACGATTGGTCACTTACTGGAAACACCGGTACAGATGCCTCCGTTAATTTTATGGGTACTATAGATGATGTTGATATTTCCTTTAGAAGAAATAATACTAATTTTGGGTCGCTAGAAACGTCAAATCTTTCTATTGGTAATGAGTCACTACGCATATCAACAGGTACTGAGAATACCGCTTTTGGTAATACAGCACTACGAAGTAATTCTACAGGAAGTAACAACACCGCATTAGGGCACTATGCTGGGCAATATATTACAACAGGGTCTCAAAATACTGCCATAGGAAACAGAGCGCTGTGGTATGGTTCTACTGGAGATAATAATATTGCGGTAGGGTCGAGAAGCTTACGGGATAACTCTTCTGGAGCAAATAATGTGGCCATGGGAGTGGTGGCTTTGTTTCATGCTACATCGGCAAATAATAATGTTGCTATAGGAAGCGGTGCTCTGCAAGAGAATATTACCGGAAGTGATAATGTGAGCTTGGGGTATTTCTCTGCTTTACGTCATACAACATCAACTAACAATGTTTATATCGGAAGTCTGGCGGCATTGGGTAGTTCTGGAACAACCTATACCAGCGCAAATAATGTGATGATTGGCCATTCTTCTGGACTTAATAGCGGTTCGGTAACTGGAAATGTGTTTTTAGGGTATCAATCAGGTGCTTCAGAGACAAACAGTAATCGTCTTTATATTGAAAACTCAAGCACAAGCAGTCCGCTAGTCTATGGCGAATTTGATACTAACGTAGTGCGTGTTAATGGAGATTTTCAAATTAACGATATAAATATCACTACACAAAAGGGGCTACTACAAAATGATGATTCTTTTGTACATGGGGTTGATGCTACTATCGATTTTGGTGGTGGAGGTAATCACATAATGTTGTCGAGTCAAGAAGGAGGTACAGAAACCGGAGGGATTCACTTAGATGGCAATAGCGTGACGGTATGGTCTCCTGCAGATAACAATAGAGCCTTTAGAGTATTAGACGAAGATTTTTGGGGAGATAGTGATGGAAATCCATTTAACAATAATGCTGAGCTCGCCTATATCGATAATTCTGGGCAATACGTTCAAGCATCAGATCGTAGAAGGAAGCAGAATATTAACGTTATAAGTGCTTCTCTCGATAAAATAAATAAGATTAACGGATATACATATGAATATAAAATAAATAGCACAGAACGTTCTAAGGGAGAAAGACCGAAAAAGACTTCTGGTGTACTAGCACAAGAACTTCAAAAGATTTTACCTGAAGCAGTTCAGGTTTCAGAAGACAACGAATACTTTGTTCACTATGCAGGGATTACTCCTCTTTTAATTGAAGGAATTAAAGAACTTAATCAAGAAAATATTCAACTTAAAAAGGAACAATCTGAACTAAAATTACGTTTAGAAAAATTAGAAAAACTGCTATTAAAAGAGTAA
- a CDS encoding metal-dependent hydrolase family protein has protein sequence MRILIFTLFITQIVFSQQTYLHCGKILDSKNGLMLSEKTIIISGNKINSIEDGYIASRKKDDQIIDLRNMTVLPGLIDMHVHIESETSPDNYLKPFTLNDADVAFNAADIANRTLLAGFTTVRDLGGSGVNVALRNAIAKGKVPGPRIFTAEKAIATTGGHADPTNGRKKELMGDPGPAEGVINSPDDARKAVRQRYKNGADCIKITATGGVLSVSKNGENPQFTQEELNEIIKTAKEYGMTVAAHAHGIEGMKRAIIAGVLTIEHGSLMDLETAQLMKQYGTYLVPTLSAGRYVAEKAKIPGYYPEIIIPKIEAIDAQLKKTFAMVSQQGVNIAFGTDAGVFPHGENAKEFRYMVESGWSPMFALQSATITNAKLLGMENELGQLKAGFIADIVAVEDNPIENIQTMETVVFVMKEGKIYKQ, from the coding sequence ATGCGAATTCTAATTTTTACGCTGTTTATTACTCAAATAGTATTTTCTCAGCAAACTTATCTGCACTGCGGAAAAATCCTAGATTCAAAAAATGGCTTGATGCTTTCAGAAAAAACAATTATTATTTCTGGAAACAAAATCAACAGTATTGAAGACGGCTACATTGCCTCTCGCAAAAAAGATGATCAAATTATTGATCTTAGAAATATGACCGTGCTTCCTGGTCTTATAGATATGCATGTTCATATTGAAAGTGAAACGAGTCCAGATAACTACTTAAAACCTTTTACGCTCAACGACGCCGATGTTGCATTTAATGCGGCAGACATTGCTAATAGAACTTTATTGGCTGGTTTTACTACGGTACGTGATTTAGGGGGGAGTGGCGTAAACGTGGCCTTGCGAAATGCCATTGCAAAAGGTAAAGTGCCTGGGCCTAGGATTTTTACAGCAGAAAAAGCAATTGCAACTACAGGCGGACATGCAGATCCAACTAACGGGAGAAAAAAAGAACTTATGGGTGACCCAGGTCCCGCCGAGGGAGTAATAAATAGCCCCGATGACGCCAGAAAGGCAGTGAGACAACGCTATAAAAATGGGGCAGACTGTATCAAAATTACTGCCACTGGAGGCGTGTTGAGTGTAAGTAAAAACGGTGAAAACCCACAATTTACTCAGGAAGAACTTAATGAAATTATAAAAACCGCAAAAGAATACGGAATGACCGTAGCGGCACATGCACACGGGATTGAAGGAATGAAAAGAGCAATAATAGCGGGTGTTTTAACCATTGAGCATGGCTCTTTAATGGATTTAGAAACAGCACAACTCATGAAGCAATATGGCACCTATTTAGTGCCCACCTTGTCTGCAGGAAGATATGTTGCTGAAAAGGCTAAAATACCAGGATATTATCCAGAAATTATTATCCCGAAGATTGAAGCTATAGACGCACAATTAAAAAAGACTTTTGCAATGGTAAGTCAGCAAGGGGTTAATATAGCTTTTGGTACAGATGCAGGAGTTTTTCCGCATGGCGAAAATGCCAAAGAATTTAGATATATGGTAGAGTCTGGATGGTCGCCTATGTTTGCTTTGCAATCTGCTACCATAACAAATGCTAAATTGTTAGGCATGGAAAACGAATTAGGGCAGTTAAAGGCAGGGTTCATTGCAGATATTGTGGCAGTAGAAGACAACCCAATAGAGAATATACAAACAATGGAAACCGTGGTTTTCGTGATGAAAGAAGGTAAGATATATAAGCAATAG
- the fabD gene encoding ACP S-malonyltransferase codes for MKAYIFPGQGAQFTGMGQDLYETSAKAKELFQQANDILGFDITKIMFEGTADELKETKVTQPAIFLHSTILASVLGDNFKPDMVAGHSLGEISALVANRTLAFSDGLTLVSKRAQAMQKACELEPSTMAAVLGLEDHLVEAICADTPGTVVAANYNCPGQLVISGDISAVNLACEKLTDAGARRALILPVGGAFHSPLMEPAREELAAAIKNTTFTAPACPIYQNVSTFAVNDPAEIQKNLIFQLTAPVKWTQSIQNMIKDGATEFIEVGPGNVLQGLMRKIDRSVATAKAAL; via the coding sequence ATGAAAGCATATATATTCCCAGGACAGGGCGCCCAATTCACTGGAATGGGACAAGATCTTTACGAAACTTCTGCAAAGGCAAAAGAACTATTTCAACAAGCCAATGATATTTTGGGCTTCGATATTACCAAAATTATGTTTGAAGGAACGGCAGACGAGTTAAAAGAAACAAAAGTAACCCAACCTGCTATATTTTTGCATTCAACAATTCTTGCAAGTGTACTAGGAGATAACTTTAAACCCGATATGGTTGCGGGGCATTCGCTTGGAGAAATTTCGGCTTTGGTTGCTAACAGAACGTTGGCATTTAGCGATGGTTTAACATTGGTTTCAAAACGTGCTCAAGCCATGCAAAAAGCTTGCGAATTAGAACCATCTACCATGGCGGCTGTTTTAGGTTTAGAAGATCATTTGGTAGAGGCTATTTGTGCAGACACACCAGGAACCGTAGTTGCTGCAAATTACAACTGCCCCGGACAGCTAGTAATTTCCGGAGATATTTCAGCAGTAAATCTTGCCTGCGAAAAATTAACAGACGCTGGCGCAAGACGTGCATTAATATTGCCCGTAGGTGGCGCTTTTCACAGTCCGTTAATGGAACCTGCCAGAGAAGAATTGGCGGCAGCAATTAAAAACACCACGTTTACAGCTCCTGCCTGCCCAATTTACCAAAACGTATCTACCTTTGCGGTGAATGACCCTGCTGAAATTCAAAAGAATTTAATATTTCAATTAACAGCTCCAGTAAAATGGACACAGAGTATTCAAAACATGATTAAAGATGGCGCAACCGAATTTATAGAGGTTGGTCCAGGAAATGTTTTACAAGGATTAATGCGAAAGATAGACAGAAGTGTAGCTACTGCAAAAGCAGCTTTATAG
- a CDS encoding fructosamine kinase family protein, which produces MHSILNEIAERNSLKLIEFQSLAGGDINAVYLLKCSEGNFVVKLNEAAKFPKMFQVEAKGLQLLEATNSFNIPKVLDLGEIKAQSYILLEFVEKGRKTPDFWSVFAENLAKMHKITQHDFGLSHSNYIGSLKQVNGFEETSAAFYIEQRLKPQFALASKNGFNFENLSSFFQNISDEIPNEAPSFIHGDLWNGNYLVSATGNAVLIDPAVAYASREMDIAMMHLFGGFPPTVYSFYHEIFPLKSGWKQRIPIFQLYYLLVHLNLFGRGYLSQAKSIVASFS; this is translated from the coding sequence ATGCATTCTATTTTGAACGAAATAGCCGAGCGAAATTCATTAAAACTGATTGAATTTCAATCGCTGGCGGGTGGTGATATAAATGCTGTCTATCTTCTGAAATGTTCTGAAGGTAATTTTGTGGTAAAACTGAACGAAGCTGCAAAATTTCCAAAAATGTTCCAAGTTGAAGCAAAAGGTTTGCAACTTCTAGAGGCTACAAATAGTTTTAATATCCCGAAAGTTTTAGACCTTGGAGAAATAAAGGCGCAAAGCTACATTTTATTAGAATTTGTCGAAAAAGGAAGAAAAACACCTGATTTTTGGTCGGTTTTTGCTGAAAATCTAGCCAAAATGCACAAAATCACGCAGCACGACTTTGGTTTATCACACAGTAATTATATTGGTTCATTAAAGCAGGTAAATGGTTTTGAAGAAACTTCGGCAGCCTTCTATATAGAGCAACGCTTAAAGCCGCAGTTTGCATTAGCATCTAAGAATGGTTTTAATTTTGAAAACCTTTCCTCTTTTTTTCAGAACATTTCGGATGAAATTCCGAATGAAGCACCCTCATTCATTCATGGTGATTTGTGGAATGGTAATTATTTAGTTTCAGCAACCGGTAATGCTGTTTTAATAGATCCTGCGGTTGCGTATGCCTCTCGTGAAATGGATATTGCAATGATGCACTTGTTTGGTGGTTTTCCGCCTACCGTTTATTCTTTCTATCATGAAATTTTTCCTTTAAAATCTGGATGGAAACAACGAATACCAATTTTTCAACTGTATTATCTATTAGTACATCTTAACTTGTTTGGGCGTGGCTATCTTTCGCAGGCAAAATCAATCGTAGCTTCTTTTTCTTAA
- a CDS encoding dihydrofolate reductase, which produces MITMIAAAGENNELGKENDLVWHLPDDFKRFKQLTTGHYIIMGRKTFESFPKPLPNRTHVVITRNTNYRKDGAVVVHSLDAALLKASSDTQPFVIGGGEIYKMAMEVADKIELTRVHGTFDADTYFPELDKDTWELVSEEFHDKDTRHDYAFTYETWVRK; this is translated from the coding sequence ATGATTACAATGATTGCCGCCGCAGGCGAAAATAATGAGCTTGGCAAAGAAAATGACTTAGTGTGGCATTTGCCAGACGACTTTAAACGCTTTAAACAACTTACAACGGGTCATTATATAATTATGGGCCGTAAGACTTTTGAATCTTTCCCAAAACCACTTCCAAATCGTACCCACGTTGTAATTACTAGAAATACAAACTACAGAAAAGATGGCGCTGTGGTAGTACATTCGTTAGATGCTGCATTATTGAAAGCTTCTAGTGACACACAACCCTTTGTAATAGGAGGCGGTGAAATTTATAAAATGGCTATGGAGGTAGCCGATAAAATTGAACTTACACGTGTACATGGCACTTTTGATGCCGACACTTATTTTCCAGAGTTAGACAAAGACACATGGGAGCTCGTTTCAGAAGAGTTTCACGACAAAGATACCCGCCACGACTATGCCTTTACCTATGAGACCTGGGTAAGAAAATAA
- a CDS encoding 2TM domain-containing protein, translating into MFSKTNKKERIDADQREQYEYARKRIKQKKGLMRHFIIFLVGSVLLLVVNLVLKKGEDFLIPQWSVWAVLLWSFLLLIHVFNVFVTNKFMGKEWEDQQLEKLKNLQQKRIDALKKQALQEATVEEIKATRETETPASTDHTLELKKNNPNELPPEQT; encoded by the coding sequence ATGTTTTCAAAAACCAACAAAAAGGAAAGAATAGACGCAGACCAACGTGAGCAATACGAATATGCACGAAAACGAATCAAACAGAAAAAGGGGTTGATGCGTCATTTTATAATTTTTCTTGTGGGCTCTGTTTTACTTTTAGTAGTAAACCTAGTACTAAAGAAAGGTGAAGACTTTTTAATTCCACAATGGTCTGTTTGGGCTGTTTTACTTTGGTCATTTTTACTACTAATCCATGTTTTTAATGTTTTTGTGACCAATAAATTTATGGGCAAAGAATGGGAGGATCAACAGCTTGAAAAATTGAAAAATTTACAACAAAAACGTATCGATGCGTTAAAAAAGCAGGCGCTACAAGAAGCTACCGTAGAAGAAATAAAGGCGACCAGAGAAACCGAGACTCCTGCTTCTACAGATCACACCCTTGAACTAAAAAAAAACAATCCAAACGAATTACCCCCAGAACAAACATGA
- a CDS encoding aminotransferase class V-fold PLP-dependent enzyme, whose translation MEDLRKLFPATQTHTYLNTASAGLLSTALVQWRSNHDKKLLEQGSIFRDTHRAILAEVRNRVCGFFEVSQQEIALVPNFSFALNTLLEGVSKDKKVLLLDRDYPSINWAFEQRGFDVCYATIDENLEQNIEQAVARHRPDIFAFSIVQYLTGIKIDFNFLRQLKAYHPELMLIADGTQYLGTEHFSFTESPIDVLGASAYKWLLSGYGNGLFMVKSEQQEQLNPNTIGFNSADANFGNRHNLPFMKHFEPGHQDTLNYGSLGESLRFLETIGIAAIEDSLQQLTSKAKEAFAERGILEEISAKRKTHSTIFSIKGDETLFQKLREQKIIASQRGDGIRVGFHIYNTQDDLQQLLSVL comes from the coding sequence ATGGAAGATTTAAGAAAACTGTTTCCAGCAACACAAACACATACCTATTTAAATACCGCATCTGCTGGTTTACTTTCAACAGCGCTCGTGCAATGGCGTAGTAATCATGATAAGAAATTACTGGAGCAAGGAAGTATTTTTAGGGATACGCATAGGGCGATTTTGGCAGAAGTGCGCAATAGGGTATGCGGTTTTTTTGAAGTTTCACAACAAGAAATAGCCTTAGTTCCTAATTTTTCGTTTGCCTTAAATACACTTTTGGAAGGCGTTTCAAAAGACAAAAAAGTATTGCTTCTAGATCGTGATTACCCGAGTATAAATTGGGCTTTTGAGCAGAGAGGTTTCGATGTTTGTTATGCTACTATCGATGAAAATCTAGAGCAGAATATAGAACAAGCTGTTGCGCGTCATCGACCAGATATTTTTGCTTTTAGTATTGTTCAGTATTTAACCGGAATAAAAATAGACTTTAATTTTCTTCGCCAACTTAAGGCATACCACCCAGAGCTTATGCTTATTGCAGATGGTACACAGTATTTGGGTACAGAGCATTTCAGTTTTACTGAAAGTCCGATCGACGTGCTTGGTGCAAGCGCGTACAAATGGTTATTGTCTGGCTACGGAAATGGTCTATTTATGGTAAAGAGCGAACAACAAGAACAATTGAATCCTAATACAATTGGTTTTAATTCGGCTGATGCTAACTTCGGAAATCGTCACAATTTGCCATTTATGAAGCATTTTGAACCTGGGCACCAAGATACTTTGAACTATGGGAGTTTAGGGGAAAGTCTTCGGTTTTTAGAAACCATAGGTATAGCTGCTATTGAAGATTCACTTCAACAATTAACCTCCAAAGCCAAAGAAGCCTTTGCCGAACGAGGCATATTAGAGGAAATTTCAGCAAAAAGAAAAACACATAGTACCATTTTCAGTATAAAAGGTGATGAAACGTTATTTCAGAAATTAAGAGAACAAAAGATTATAGCCTCACAGCGTGGTGATGGAATACGTGTTGGATTTCATATTTATAACACCCAAGACGATCTGCAACAACTTCTTTCAGTGCTTTAA